The DNA region TCCTTTTGTATATCCTCAATAGTTTCGTATACGGGTATGCCATCGACAAATTGCCCGGCCTTATTTGGAGATGTTCCTGCTATAACGTGAGTACCATTTGCACGCATTGCTGCCGCATGAAACGAACCATGGGCACCCGTAATGCCCTGAATGATGACGTTTTTTCCTTCGAGAAGTTGCCTATCCATGCACTGCTTTCCTGGCCGCAAGCAGGCATTCCTCAAGGGAAGCAAGTCTAGGAATCTCATGTTCGGCAAGTAATTGAACAGCTTCTTCGAAGTTTGTGCCAGCTAGACGAATAAAAAGCGGAGGGAGATTTGGTGCATTTGCTCGCGCCTCAACGATAGCCTTGGCGATTTCATCGCAGCGAGTGATACCAGCGAAAATATTGATAACAATCGCTTTGATGTTGGGAAACTCCATAATCTTCGAGAAGGCTCTGAGAACGCTTGCCGTTGTTGCCCCGCCCCCTATGTCGAGAAAATTAGCCGGTGTCATCCCAAAATCCGCAACGGCATCGACAGTTGCCATAGCTAAGCCTGCGCCGTTTGCGATGGTTGCTACCGAACCTCTTTCGTTCAGTTTTACAAAGTTAGCATCAGGTGGCGGCTGGCTCATCAATTCGGCGTGTCTGAATAGTGATGCGTCGTCGATTTCTATTTTGCAATCACCGCATAAAAGTTGGCCGCTTTTGCTTAAGATGAGTGGATTTATCTCAAGTAGCGTGGCATCAGAATCCACAAATGCTTGAAAGAGGTTTTTAAGAAGAGTCGCGATACGTTGCTCGTCGTAGCTAAATAGCACGGCAAGATTTTTAGCGCGCTCGGAAAGGAAATCGTCAGACAGCGAGGAGTGAAGAAAATCTTGCGAAGCGTTACCTTCTACCTCAATACCACCCTGGCTATGCGCCAAGAGCTGGATCTCACCTGATGATCGATCGATAAGAAGTGCGAGATAAAACTCCTTCTTTATTGGAATGAGTTCTTCGGCCAAGATTGCCACGGGAAGGTGACCTTGTATTTGTAAGTTAAATAAACGCACGATAGAGGTTTTTAGCTCAGTTGTATCTTTAACAATAACAATGCCACCCGCCTTGCCTCGGCCACCTACCGGAACCTGCGACTTCAGGACGACGGGCGTACGAATTGCAGGGTCTTCATTCTTTCTCACTAGGATGCCTTCAGGAATTGGAATACCATGTTTTTTAAGGATATGCTTGGCCTGGTATTCAAGTAACTTCATTCGTTATGCTTTTCCGGTGAAAAAACGGCGAAGCCTTCGGATGCCAGTTTGATCAGGAGGAAGATCGGGCCATAAAAGTTGCCTAATATGGAGAGCCGATACTTTTTTGTTTTTTTGGATACGCCATCTTTCGCGAAAAGAATGGGGAATCAAGCCGATAGATTGGATCATACCCCTTAGTGCAGCGCTGCCATTGCCATTTTTTATGGCATTGCCTAGCATGAGCGTATAGGCAAAATAAAACCTGACTCCGATTGAAAACAATAATTGGCGCGGAACATCTTTTATGAAAACAACCGGTAAGTTTTTGAACGTTTGACGTACGGCGAACCCGCTGGGCATACGATTACTAGTTGCTCCCTGCTTGTGGTATGCGAT from Candidatus Saccharimonadales bacterium includes:
- a CDS encoding succinate--CoA ligase subunit beta — its product is MKLLEYQAKHILKKHGIPIPEGILVRKNEDPAIRTPVVLKSQVPVGGRGKAGGIVIVKDTTELKTSIVRLFNLQIQGHLPVAILAEELIPIKKEFYLALLIDRSSGEIQLLAHSQGGIEVEGNASQDFLHSSLSDDFLSERAKNLAVLFSYDEQRIATLLKNLFQAFVDSDATLLEINPLILSKSGQLLCGDCKIEIDDASLFRHAELMSQPPPDANFVKLNERGSVATIANGAGLAMATVDAVADFGMTPANFLDIGGGATTASVLRAFSKIMEFPNIKAIVINIFAGITRCDEIAKAIVEARANAPNLPPLFIRLAGTNFEEAVQLLAEHEIPRLASLEECLLAARKAVHG